A window from Montipora capricornis isolate CH-2021 chromosome 7, ASM3666992v2, whole genome shotgun sequence encodes these proteins:
- the LOC138055313 gene encoding uncharacterized protein, which produces MLRTCDKSQATSKEFEVPENVLSQEFCTLLAMEDKSFDISFYRQNLFEYEQGLAVPVVKGRLKAHFQFWVDIGAPPWVLETISSGYFIPFDSTPPSVCLPNNRSALDHHDFVSSAVSDLLKLGLVSEVSALPTVINPLSVSVNSEVRHWRSLGIHLVLYLDDGAGCEKDFASTQSCSDTVRSDLVKAGLVANCDKSIWIPTQCMDWLGISWDLLNATLTIPQPRVDRLLSALGVFKDKLPFVTPRFIASIVGKIISLSPCVGNVSLIMSRFLQSAVFFRHDWDTPLDLSRFQFFPQCLDEVNFWLDNCVKLNCKKLFEYSQPVVIVCTDASDFACGGHAHFVDKEEFDLFYQAFSSMESTLDSNGREMLAILYALRSFKPLVRGKVVKLYTDNKNASIISMKGSMSLRLQRQALEIFQFCAMNNVTVEIEWIPRSLNEYADSLSRVVDFDDWSVSTAFFDYIASLFGSFTVDRFASHYSAKCARFYSKFWCPSSEGVDAFSVDWAGENNCSTIDVGSNQALEPLVKLIPNLLAVSRAPSTLKGYHAHFQKWKAWAARFPEVIFFPALELHVALYLVSLIQSGYSFTTISLAYYSISFFHKSCAVRNPCDSSFVKAVLEGCKRFSAKSVSTTKRLLILPEHLHALVDKFAGSDAGLPDIRDVCFCLVAFAGFLRFNELCNIKWSDIVFKDTYFALYIPRSKTDQYGSGATRVVARTGNPTCPFDMLCRYAKMSGDSLDSTEFVFCSLYKRKNGTHALRSGSRLSYSRARELFILKFKAIGLDTKLYGLHSLRIGGASAAANNDLPDRVIKKHGRWKSEHAKDVYCREDIQHQLLVTLNIGI; this is translated from the exons ATGTTACGCACTTGTGATAAGAGCCAAGCCACAAGTAAGGAGTTTGAGGTGccagaaaatgttttgtctCAGGAGTTCTGTACACTACTGGCCATGGAAGATAAGTCGtttgacatttctttttatagaCAGAATTTGTTTGAGTATGAACAAGGACTAGCCGTACCCGTAGTTAAGGGCCGTCTTAAGGCACATTTCCAGTTTTGGGTTGATATTGGGGCTCCTCCCTGGGTTCTAGAGACCATTAGTTCAGGTTACTTTATTCCTTTCGATTCTACGCCTCCTAGTGTTTGTTTGCCTAATAACAGGTCTGCATTAGATCACCATGATTTCGTTTCGTCCGCTGTTTCTGATCTCCTTAAATTAGGATTGGTTTCCGAAGTTTCTGCCCTTCCCACGGTTATTAATCCACTTTCTGTGTCCGTTAATTCTGAAG TGCGTCATTGGAGATCTTTAGGTATCCATTTAGTTCTATATTTGGATGATGGAGCTGGTTGTGAAAAAGATTTTGCTAGTACTCAGTCTTGTTCTGATACTGTTCGATCGGATTTAGTTAAAGCAGGTTTGGTGGCCAATTGTGATAAGTCTATCTGGATCCCTACCCAATGTATGGACTGGCTGGGTATCTCGTGGGATCTTTTGAATGCTACTCTAACCATACCCCAACCTCGAGTTGATCGTTTGCTGTCCGCTCTTGGCGTTTTCAAAGATAAATTACCTTTTGTTACTCCCCGTTTCATCGCCTCCATTGTTGGCAAGATTATCTCTTTGTCACCATGTGTTGGGAACGTTTCGTTGATCATGTCTAGATTTTTGCAGTCTGCTGTCTTTTTTCGTCATGACTGGGATACTCCCCTCGATTTGAgtcgttttcagttttttccacAATGTTTGGATGAAGTTAATTTCTGGCTTGACAATTGCGTTAAGCTTAACTGCAAAAAGTTATTTGAGTACTCTCAGCcagttgttattgtttgcaCTGATGCTAGTGATTTTGCTTGTGGTGGTCACGCCCACTTTGTTGATAAGGaggaatttgaccttttttaTCAGGCGTTTTCTTCTATGGAATCCACTCTTGATAGCAATGGAAGGGAGATGCTTGCTATCCTTTATGCACTTAGGTCTTTTAAGCCGCTTGTTCGTGGCAAAGTGGTCAAGTTGTATACTGATAATAAAAATGCTTCTATTATTTCTATGAAGGGCAGTATGTCACTTCGGCTTCAACGCCAGGCTTTAgaaatttttcagttttgtgcTATGAATAATGTCACTGTTGAAATTGAATGGATCCCAAGGTCCCTTAATGAGTATGCTGATTCTTTGAGTAGAGTTGTTGATTTCGACGATTGGAGTGTTTCGACAGCGTTTTTTGATTATATTGCATCTCTTTTTGGTTCCTTTACTGTGGACAGGTTTGCTTCCCATTATTCAGCTAAGTGTGCCAGGTTTTATTCTAAGTTTTGGTGCCCGTCATCTGAAGGTGTTGATGCTTTCAGCGTCGATTGGGCGGGCGAGAATAATTG TTCCACCATCGATGTAGGTAGCAATCAAGCCTTGGAGCCTCTGGTTAAGCTAATTCCCAATCTTCTAGCTGTTAGCAGGGCTCCATCAACTCTTAAAGGGTATCACGCACATTTCCAGAAGTGGAAGGCATGGGCTGCTCGTTTTCCTGAAGTTATATTTTTTCCTGCTTTAGAACTTCATGTTGCGCTTTACCTTGTTAGTTTAATTCAGTCTGGTTATTCATTTACTACAATTAGTCTTGCCTATTATAGCATTAGTTTTTTCCATAAATCATGTGCGGTTCGTAACCCATGCGATAGTAGTTTCGTTAAGGCTGTTTTAGAAGGTTGTAAGAGGTTTTCAGCCAAATCAGTTTCTACTACGAAGAGGCTTCTGATCCTGCCTGAGCATTTGCATGCTCTTGTTGATAAATTTGCTGGCTCGGACGCTGGTTTACCCGACATAAGagatgtttgtttttgtcttgttgcTTTTGCTGGTTTCTTGCGCTTTAACGAGCTTTGTAATATTAAATGGAGTGATATTGTTTTTAAGGATACATATTTTGCTCTCTATATCCCTAGGAGTAAGACCGATCAGTATGGGTCTGGTGCTACCAGGGTGGTTGCTAGAACTGGCAATCCTACTTGCCCTTTCGATATGTTATGTAGGTATGCTAAAATGAGCGGCGATAGCCTCGATTCCacagaatttgttttttgttcctTGTATAAGCGAAAGAATGGGACTCATGCCCTTCGTTCAGGTTCTAGGCTTTCTTATTCTAGAGCTAGGGAACTGTTTATTCTTAAGTTCAAGGCCATTGGTTTAGATACCAAGCTTTACGGTCTCCATTCTCTTAGGATTGGCGGCGCTTCTGCTGCTGCTAATAATGATTTACCAGATCGCGTTATTAAAAAGCATGGTCGCTGGAAGTCTGAACACGCTAAGGATGTTTATTGTAGGGAGGATATTCAACACCAACTTTTAGTTACTCTCAATATTGGTATCTAG